Proteins encoded together in one Fusobacterium sp. window:
- a CDS encoding nitroreductase family protein, giving the protein MNNKSFMDVLKNRRTIYTLSKETTIPKEKIEEIIKDAVKHVPSAFNNQSARVVILYGENHKKLWEIVMNTLRKVVPAKSFETTENKIKGLANSYGTVLFFDSTRTTKELMEKFPLYRDNFPVWAEQANGMLQFAIWSLLEEQGLGANLQHYNPLIDDEVKDVFEIPKSWKLIAQMPFGKPTALAPGKEFLPIEKRVVVL; this is encoded by the coding sequence ATGAATAATAAAAGTTTTATGGATGTGTTGAAAAATAGAAGAACTATATATACTCTTTCTAAGGAAACAACTATTCCTAAAGAAAAAATAGAAGAAATAATAAAAGATGCAGTGAAACATGTTCCATCTGCATTTAATAATCAAAGTGCAAGGGTTGTAATACTCTATGGGGAAAATCATAAAAAATTATGGGAAATTGTTATGAATACTCTTCGTAAAGTAGTTCCTGCAAAAAGCTTTGAAACTACTGAAAATAAGATTAAAGGATTGGCTAATTCTTATGGAACTGTTCTTTTCTTTGATTCTACAAGAACAACAAAAGAGCTTATGGAAAAATTCCCTCTTTACAGAGATAATTTTCCTGTATGGGCTGAACAAGCAAATGGAATGTTGCAGTTTGCTATCTGGTCTCTTCTGGAAGAACAGGGATTGGGAGCAAATCTTCAACACTACAATCCACTAATTGATGATGAAGTAAAAGATGTATTTGAAATCCCGAAATCTTGGAAGCTTATAGCACAGATGCCTTTTGGAAAACCTACTGCTCTAGCACCTGGAAAAGAATTTCTTCCAATAGAAAAAAGAGTAGTTGTATTATAA
- a CDS encoding cytochrome c biogenesis protein/redoxin: MFNDILLTDNISFILVFLGGIFSFFSPCIIPLLPVYMSYLSGNTAATDENGNIFYNQKKVFLHTIFFILGISAAFFILGLSFSKLGGFFNTNRVLFTRISGILILLLGLFQIGLLKSNFMEREHRIGFDTKKINPLIAFIIGFTFSFAWTPCIGPVLSTVLIMASGAKTSFLGNMLILIYSLGFIIPFLLLGIFTTKVLNFLKTKKSFLKYSIKISGAILIIIGIMTLSGFNFNVFAVGQQPQNPDYAAKTEEPDKPSQEKKLPAYDFQLKDQYGNLHKLSDYKGKVVFLNFWATWCPPCREEMPHIEEIYKEYGYNKNDVVILGAASPTTPENPSPQDESEEKIKAFLTKNNYTFPVVFDVKGEIFKNYYINAFPTTFMIDKEGNIMGYIAGGLSKENMKKIIEMTLNNEEK, encoded by the coding sequence ATGTTTAATGACATACTTTTAACAGATAATATTAGTTTTATTTTAGTTTTTCTAGGAGGAATATTTTCCTTCTTTTCACCTTGTATTATTCCCCTTCTCCCAGTTTATATGAGCTATTTGTCTGGAAATACTGCTGCAACAGATGAAAATGGTAATATTTTTTATAATCAGAAAAAAGTATTCCTTCATACCATATTTTTTATTCTTGGTATATCCGCTGCTTTCTTTATCTTAGGACTTTCTTTTTCCAAGCTAGGAGGGTTCTTTAATACCAACAGAGTTCTATTTACAAGAATAAGTGGTATCCTTATTCTGCTTTTAGGTTTATTCCAAATAGGGCTGTTAAAAAGTAATTTTATGGAAAGGGAGCACCGAATAGGATTTGATACTAAAAAAATAAATCCATTAATTGCATTTATTATAGGATTTACTTTTAGTTTTGCATGGACACCATGTATAGGTCCAGTGTTATCTACTGTTCTTATTATGGCATCTGGAGCTAAAACTTCTTTCCTTGGAAATATGCTTATATTAATATACAGTTTAGGGTTTATTATTCCATTTTTACTTCTTGGAATATTTACCACTAAAGTATTAAATTTTTTAAAAACAAAAAAATCTTTCTTAAAATATAGTATAAAAATCAGTGGAGCTATTCTGATAATAATTGGAATCATGACTTTAAGTGGATTTAATTTCAATGTATTTGCAGTCGGACAACAGCCACAAAATCCAGACTATGCTGCAAAAACTGAAGAGCCAGATAAACCTTCTCAGGAAAAAAAACTTCCAGCTTATGATTTTCAGCTAAAAGATCAGTATGGAAATCTTCATAAGCTTTCAGATTATAAAGGAAAGGTAGTTTTTCTTAATTTCTGGGCTACATGGTGTCCTCCTTGCAGAGAAGAAATGCCCCATATAGAAGAAATCTATAAAGAATATGGATATAATAAAAATGATGTTGTCATTTTGGGAGCTGCAAGTCCAACAACTCCTGAAAATCCTTCTCCACAAGATGAATCAGAAGAGAAAATAAAAGCATTTCTTACTAAAAATAATTATACATTTCCTGTTGTATTTGATGTAAAGGGTGAAATATTCAAAAATTACTACATCAATGCTTTTCCTACTACTTTTATGATAGATAAAGAAGGAAATATAATGGGATATATTGCAGGTGGTCTTTCCAAAGAAAATATGAAAAAAATAATTGAAATGACATTAAATAACGAAGAAAAATAA